GTTTGGACGGAAAGGTGGCGATCGTGACGGGCGGGGGCATCGGCATCGGCCGGGCCTATTCCAAGGCGCTGGCGCAGGAAGGCGCCAAGGTGGCCGTGGCCGACATCCAGGTGGAGGCAGCCACGCAGGTGGCGGCGGAGATCAACAAGGACGGCGGCGAGGCCATCCCCGTGGCCGTGGACGTCTCCTCGCCGGAGAAGACCCGCGAGATGGCGGACGCGGTGCTGAAGGAGTACGGGCGCATCGACATCCTGGTGAACAACGCCGGCCTCTACACGGCGCTCACGAAGAAGTCCTTCATGGAGATCCCCGAGGACGAGTGGGACCGGGTCATGGCGGTGAACGTCAAGGGCCTGTTCCTGTGCGTGCAGGCGGTCTATCCGGCCATGAAGGAACAGGGCAAGGGCAAGATCATCAACATCTCCTCGGGCACCATCCTCGGCGGGACGCCGATGTTCCTGCACTACGTCACCTCCAAGGCCGGCGTGCTCGGCTTCACCCGCGCGCTGGCGCGGGAGATCGGCCCCGACGGGATCAACGTCAACTCCATCATGCCCGGCCTCACCATCTCGGGCGACAACCAGCAGGGCGTCACCACCCCCCAGCAACTGGAGAACCGGCGCAAGAGCCGCGCGTTCCAGCGGGACCAGTACCCGGACGACTTGGTGGGCACGGTGGTTTTCCTGTCGTCCGACGACAGCGACTTCGTCACCGGCCAGTCCATCAGCGTCGACGGCGGCCAGCACATGCACTGACGTTGTGGCGCCACGGATAGGGGAAGGAACGTCATGAGCGGCCTTGAACTCGCCGAGTACCGCGTGCACGAGATTCGCCTCGGACGCGAGACGCGCTTTTCCTCCGGGGTTCTGGAGGTGGACGCCGAAGGTCTCGCCGCCTTGGCGGAGCAGGACCCGCGGGTGCGTTCCGCGCGCTTCGACGTGGTGCGCCCGGGCGAGAAGGCGCGGGTCACGGGCATCCGCGACGTGGTGGAGCCGCGCATCAAGACCGCGGGCACGGGACAGGTGTTTCCGGGAATCCTCGGGCCGGTGGCGCCGGTGGGCACCGGGCGCACGCACCGGCTCTCAGGCATGGCGCTGGCCACGGCCGTGGCCTACGAAGGCACCGTCCGCACCGGCACCACCTCACAGCGGAGCGCCATCCTCGACATGTGGGGGCCGGGCGCCGACATGACCCCGTTCGCCTCCCTGGTGAACCTGGTCATGACGCTGGACCTGGAAGACGGCCTGCCCGCCTTCGAAGCCCATCAGGCCATTCAGCGCGCGCAGTTCGGCGTGGCGTTGAGGGTGGCCGAGACCACCACCGGGCTCGCGCCCGACGACGTGGAGGTCTTCGACCCGGACAGCCGCGGCGACGACCCGCCCCGCGCCGTCGTCATCATCGGCTGCTTCACCGAGGCGCAGCACCGGCCGTCCAACGTGTCCTATTACGGCCTCCACATCCAGGAGACCCTGTCCACCATCATCCATCCCAACGAACTCATCGACGGCGCCATCGCCCCCGGCACCATCCGCACCGTGAGCTATCATCCCATCACCTGGAACTGGCAGAACCAGCCCCTGGTGCTGGCGCTGCTCAGGGACCAGCGCTTCCGCTGCGCCGGGGTCATCATCGAGCGCATCGGCTTCGAGACCTCCCAGGAGAAGGAGATCGCCGCCCAGAACGCGGTGGGACTCGCCGCCTCCCTTGGCGCCGACGCCGCGCTGATCACGCGCACCGGCTCGGGCAACGCCTTCATCGAAGTCATGCTGACGGTGAAAGGCTGCGAGGAGCAAGGCATCAAGACCGTCCTCGTCACCTACGAGTACGGCGGCAAGGACGGCACCGAAGCGCCGCTGCTGTATTACGAAGAGGCCGCCGACGCCGCCATCAGCACCGGCAATCGCGACGTCGAGGTGGAACTACCCGCGGCCGACCGGGTCGTCGGCGCCTACGAAACGCTCCAGCTCATCAACTACCCCGGCGCCCCCTACGTCGACGCTCACGAGCCTTTGGTGCTCGAAGCCCGCGACGTCATCGCCGGCGGCATCGACATCTGGGGCGCCCGCAACCGGCTCTGCCGGCCGTACTGAGCAAAGGGAACGTCATTCCCGCGAAACAGGCGGTGTCAAAACACCGCCTAGCCACGACCCGGCAGCACCACCCCGAGTCGTCATTCCCGCTTCCGCGGGAATGACGACTCGGGGGGTTGGCGCCGATTCTTGCCCGGAAGACGTTTGGACACAGCCTGAAAAGCGGGAATCCAGGGGCCGGGAGGGGGCGCCAGCCCGGCGCCCTACTCCGGATGCAACGGCGCGCTGTACATCGTGCCGGGCACCACGACGCCGCCCGCAGGGCGTTCGCCGGGCTTGAGGTGGGCGAAACGGTCGTTGTAAGCCGGCGGCAGCGGACGGCCGCCGGGGGTGCCGAGCCAGAGGCGCAGCAGGTCGCGCCGGCGTTCGGGCTCGGGATAGTCCTCGAACTCCGTGCGCGAGTGGCAGGTGACATGATTGTGCAGGATCTGCACGTCCCCTTTCAGAAACTCCATATCGTACGACAGCTCGTTATTCAGCTTGGCGAAGAGATCCAGCGCCTCCTTGAGTTCCTCGGTGTGGCGCGGCAACTGCTCGAACCGCTGGGCCGAGCGGATGTACGTGCCTCCCGCGCTCACGGTCAGGTAGTCTTCGTAAAAGTTGAAGATCGGGAGCTGCCACCACGGATCCTTCCCCTCGGGAACCTCTTCGCGCCGGTCCCGGTAGATGGGGGCAGCCAACTCCGCCACCAGGTCGGGGCGGCGTTTCAACATCTCGTTGTAGATGCTCAGGGTGCTGGTGAAGCGGCTGCTGCCGCCGGACTTGGCCGGGTGCAGGCACATCAGCACGACCACGTCGCAGGCGTCGGAGTGGAAGGGCAGCATGTCATGGGTCTGGTAGCCGCGGTGCTTGGGGTTCTTGAGAGTGCCGCCGAGATCGGCCACGTGGCCCAGCAGGTGCCCCTTGGAGTTCTGGGACACTGGATAGCCGAGGAAGAGGCCGATGCCCCAGAAAGCGATGGCGGCCTGCATGCGGCTGTAACGCTCCACCGGCACGCCCCGTATGAGCCCTATGCCGCGGCCGTTGATCACCTCGTCGGCGACCTCATCGAGCCGGTCCCCCAGCGTCGAAAGCACGAAGTCGTCCCGGGTGACGTCCAGGATGTCGAGCCCGCGTTCCTCCACCCGAGCGACGGCCGCGTCCAGATCCGCGATCTCGCTCTCGGTCAGCGGGTGAATCCAGCTCTGGTCGGCATCCAGGTCCTCCGCGGTCCAGGCCGCGGGGTCCACAACGGGCTGGTTCAGCACGGCCGGCTCTCTGACGATGTTCAGCATGGGTCTTCCTCCGAAGTTGCTGCCCTTCGTGTTCTCACAAACTCTCGACCTTGGCAATACGGCACGGCAACCCGCGGGTGTCCGCGGACCCCGTCACCGGATCCCACGGCCCATCATAGCGCATGGCGGCATTGATGTTCACTTCCAAAGCGCCGCGATGCGGGGCCTCCGCCTCCGGGTACCACCAGCCCATGCCGGTGCGCGCCACCCCCGGCAGGGTGGCCTCGGTGACGCGGACCTTCAGGCGGCAACGCCCCGGGCCGCCGGCGGTCTCCACCCACACCCAGTCGTCGTGGGCGACCCGGTGCTGCGTGGCCGTCTCCGGATGCAGTTGCAACCACGGGTCGGGCGACACCTTGCGCGCCCAGCCCTGGTCGCGGAACCGCGAGTGGTGGTAGGTGCGTTCCCGCACCCCCGTCAGCAGCGTCAGCGGATAGGCGTCGCGCACCGCGGGCGTCTCGCGCTCCGCGCGGGTGGGCGTGTAGTCCGGCAGCGGGTCCAACCCCAGCTCGGCGAGGCGCTCGGAATAGAGTTCCACCTTGCCGGTCTTGGTCTTGAACCCGGCCTTTTCGAAATCGCCGTAGGTGAACGGGAAGTTGGCGTAGCCCTTCTCGCGCATCTGCTCCACGCTGACGCCGCAGTCCCCCAGCAGGAACTCGTTGAACTCGCGCTTGGTCTCCCAGGGGATGAAGCGCCGGGCCTCGGCGACGCCGCGGGCCTCGATGCGACGGGCCAGGTCGTGGGCGATACGGAAGTCGCCGCGCGCCTCCCCCAGTGGCTCCACCGCTGGCTGGATCAGGCTCAGGCACGGCCCGGACCCCTCCAGCGACACCTCCTCGTCCTCCAGCCCCGTGGTCTTGGGCAGCACGATGTCCGCGTACTCGGCGGTAGGGTTCATCATGTGGGTGGCCACCGCGAAGAAGTCCAGGGACTTGAGCGCCGCCAGGGTCTTCGGCGTGTCGGGATAGGTCACCACGATGTTGACGCCGCTGACGTACATGGCGCGCACCGGGTAGGGCTTGCCGCTCAGCACCGCCTCGATCACCGACGGGTTGTGGCACGAGGTCTGCCAGCCCTCGGGGCCCGCCCACAGCGGGAACCGGTCCGCGCCGATGGTCCGCTGCTCCACTTCCAGGGGCAGCCGGAACTCGGGCTTGTGCAGCACCTCGATGTAGTTGGTGAACCCGGCCGGCTTCTTCACCCGCCGGTTGCCGCCCTCGCGGTCCAGGTTGCCGCTGATGGCCACCAAGCAATGGAAGGCCCGAAACGTCTGCACCCCGGCGCTGAACGCATCAATGCCGTGCCCGCTCACGAAGCACGACGGCCCGTCGGAGTAGAGCTCCGCGGCCCGCTCGATGTCCGCTTGCGGCACCCCGGTCAACTCCGCCGCGCGCTCCGCAGGGTACTGGGCTGCCCTCTCCGCCAACGCATCGAACCCGTGGCACCAGCGCTCCACGAACTCGCGGTCGTAGCCCCCGTGCTCCACCAGCCAGTGGATCATCGCCAGCCCGATGGCCGCGTCCGTGCCCGGCCGCGGCCGCATCCACAGGTCCGCCATGGCGGACGCCGGGGTTTCGCCCGGATCGATGACTACGACGCTCGCGCCCTTTGCCTTGGCGCGCTTGAGCGCCTGCCACTGCGGCGGGTCCGCCGCGTACGGATTGCGCCCCACCACCAGCGCGCAGCGCGTGTTGTCGATGTCCTCGCCCTTGCTGATGGCCAGCCCCGTGATCCGGTCGCTCAACGCCCGGCACCCGCCGCACAGGTCCTGGTTCATCATCCAGTTGGGCGACCCGAACCCCCGCAACAGCAGCGCCAGCATCACCCCACGGCTGAAATGCGCGTTGCTCACCGCCCCGCACAGCGCGGGAGCGCCGTA
The nucleotide sequence above comes from Deltaproteobacteria bacterium. Encoded proteins:
- a CDS encoding SDR family oxidoreductase; protein product: MMRLDGKVAIVTGGGIGIGRAYSKALAQEGAKVAVADIQVEAATQVAAEINKDGGEAIPVAVDVSSPEKTREMADAVLKEYGRIDILVNNAGLYTALTKKSFMEIPEDEWDRVMAVNVKGLFLCVQAVYPAMKEQGKGKIINISSGTILGGTPMFLHYVTSKAGVLGFTRALAREIGPDGINVNSIMPGLTISGDNQQGVTTPQQLENRRKSRAFQRDQYPDDLVGTVVFLSSDDSDFVTGQSISVDGGQHMH
- a CDS encoding TauD/TfdA family dioxygenase, whose protein sequence is MLNIVREPAVLNQPVVDPAAWTAEDLDADQSWIHPLTESEIADLDAAVARVEERGLDILDVTRDDFVLSTLGDRLDEVADEVINGRGIGLIRGVPVERYSRMQAAIAFWGIGLFLGYPVSQNSKGHLLGHVADLGGTLKNPKHRGYQTHDMLPFHSDACDVVVLMCLHPAKSGGSSRFTSTLSIYNEMLKRRPDLVAELAAPIYRDRREEVPEGKDPWWQLPIFNFYEDYLTVSAGGTYIRSAQRFEQLPRHTEELKEALDLFAKLNNELSYDMEFLKGDVQILHNHVTCHSRTEFEDYPEPERRRDLLRLWLGTPGGRPLPPAYNDRFAHLKPGERPAGGVVVPGTMYSAPLHPE
- a CDS encoding molybdopterin-dependent oxidoreductase, with the protein product MNTTQSIIPSTCWECSAHCGSLVTVEDGRVTKVSPYPEHPASLGAFCVKGIRGLPELTYHPDRVLYPMKRTGPRGGGRWRRVSWDEALDEMAEAMLAVREKYGAPALCGAVSNAHFSRGVMLALLLRGFGSPNWMMNQDLCGGCRALSDRITGLAISKGEDIDNTRCALVVGRNPYAADPPQWQALKRAKAKGASVVVIDPGETPASAMADLWMRPRPGTDAAIGLAMIHWLVEHGGYDREFVERWCHGFDALAERAAQYPAERAAELTGVPQADIERAAELYSDGPSCFVSGHGIDAFSAGVQTFRAFHCLVAISGNLDREGGNRRVKKPAGFTNYIEVLHKPEFRLPLEVEQRTIGADRFPLWAGPEGWQTSCHNPSVIEAVLSGKPYPVRAMYVSGVNIVVTYPDTPKTLAALKSLDFFAVATHMMNPTAEYADIVLPKTTGLEDEEVSLEGSGPCLSLIQPAVEPLGEARGDFRIAHDLARRIEARGVAEARRFIPWETKREFNEFLLGDCGVSVEQMREKGYANFPFTYGDFEKAGFKTKTGKVELYSERLAELGLDPLPDYTPTRAERETPAVRDAYPLTLLTGVRERTYHHSRFRDQGWARKVSPDPWLQLHPETATQHRVAHDDWVWVETAGGPGRCRLKVRVTEATLPGVARTGMGWWYPEAEAPHRGALEVNINAAMRYDGPWDPVTGSADTRGLPCRIAKVESL